A region of Polyangiaceae bacterium DNA encodes the following proteins:
- a CDS encoding DUF2132 domain-containing protein, whose translation MSHEQPKNPLHGITLERIVTELADHYGWPEFGERVDIRCFQENPSVASSLKFLRRTPWARAKVESLYLFMLRERERAGRA comes from the coding sequence ATGAGCCACGAGCAGCCCAAGAACCCGCTCCACGGCATCACGCTGGAGCGCATCGTCACCGAGCTCGCCGATCACTACGGATGGCCCGAGTTCGGCGAGCGGGTCGACATCCGCTGCTTCCAGGAGAACCCGAGCGTCGCTTCGAGCCTCAAGTTCCTGAGGCGCACGCCCTGGGCCCGCGCGAAGGTCGAGAGCCTCTACTTGTTCATGCTGCGCGAGCGGG